tgaaaaagacagacatagAGGCAGGAAGCCCCTTGAGTCTGGAGTTTTCTGACAATGGGAAGTGGATCCAAAATGTGTTGTGCAACATCAGAATGACCTTCGTTACATTACATTGCATTATATTACATTACATGACATGTGCACACACTTCCATGCTTACAAGTATACATGCAGAGTCAGTAAATGCTTCAAGTTTTCCCCAATGTACCCTGTTGCACACACACTTTGCAGTACCTGATGATGTAGTTATACAgtcacatatttttttattagaatgGTATCTTTCTTGTTTGCTATGTGGCTGGACTCAATTCTGCACTTTCCTATGCTGACAACTTcattttgcaactttttttcAAACTTACTTTCCATATATAAGACACAGGCTTAATTAATTTGTAATGTGGACCACCAAAAAAATTCCAGTGGAAGCACAAACTGTTCCAAGAATTTCATATATGCAGATTGTTGTAAAGCACATATGAACTTCCATCCTTTAATCACATTTTATGGCTCTTCAGATGTTCATGGATCACAGGCTGAAAAAACAGCTAGAATCATAGCTTCGTACAGAAGCAGCTCACAAAAGCTGTGTTTGGTCACaggaacagcacagaaatgcttgagagaagaaaaacaaaggggtggggagggaaaggctgtAGTTTGCTTAGAAAGTTGACCCCTGTGCATGTATAGgcatttatagaaatatttgcagagaaaaaaaaaattactcagcaGAAAGTGGTTAGATCAAAGAATAAATTTTTACTGTATAGTAATATCCACTCAACTTTCTGATTTGCCTAAAGGGTCAACACCGGAACCAGCAATCCATAATCCATTGCCAATTCAGGGCAAAGGACGGCACTCACAGGCACTTTACTTTGCAGGCAGGTAAAAGACGTCCTTGTAATTATGATGAAGAAAACTCAGGgtgaagtaaaattaaattaacagcCTTAATGATCTTTGTTTGGAAGCCACTGGAAAGCATATCACTGCAAAGCATCCTGCTGGATGTGTACCGACAATGATGTAATGGTTAGCAGACACCcaggaggaaaaacagcagGCCAAGTCCTCAGCAACAGCCACAAGATTTTAGAAAGATAGAGGAGTAAAACTTctggaaaaattatgaaaagtTTCTTCTTATGAATACATGGAAGAAATATGGATGTCTGTAGAGGTATCTGTGGATTTCACAGTCGTATGCTATTGCTGCATGACTGATACACTAAAAAAGCTCTGGGCTGGTGAAATTAGTGGTGTTCCTTCAAGCTCACCTGAATGACGCCAGGTTAGTCCATCCACGGGGAAACTGGGATGAGTGGACAGCCCTCCCAACTGAGACgctttctcagaaaaatctgCTACAAGATACTGATAAAACCTGTAGGGTTGTTTTGAGACGATACATACCGAAAGAGCAGCTGCCATCGCAAAGCAGCCTGCATGGCATTGCCCACGGGGAACCTGCAGCCATGTGGGAAGGGTGGTTTACATTTTCAGGGGACTGAGCAGGGCTTCTGGTGTGACTTGTGACTTGCAGCCACCCTCTCTCCTGTCCCCCAAGAAGCacgccagcagcagcatcatGCAGGGTAGGCTCTGCGCAGCCCAGCGATGATCGCTCTTTTCAGCAGCGTGGGTTCTTTGATCCCTGCTTGCCTTGCCACATAATGAAGTCAGCTGCCTGATGGATGTGCTGGGCAGCCCATGTGTGAGGAAAGAGATGTCTCCCTTGAGGTCAGATGAGATGTACAGTCATGAAGAAAGAACCCAGAGGGCACTCTCAAGGCACCTCTCCTACAGATAATATCATGGTTCTTGTTTTGTGCTTGCTTATGCTACTCGAGGGATGCTCACTGAAGTGGGCGGGCAAGTTCAAAGTATGAGAAAGTACAGAAGTCTTCACTTCCTCGAGGAGGGAGTTTGATCCTGCAAAGCATCCAGCACCTTGGATCCTTCAAAGCTCCCAGGCAGTCTGCGTGCATTTCCATGACCACATTTTCACGAGCAGCTGATAGCTGCAGAGTTTAATTCTTTGCAGGGCTGAGCCTTGTTGTTGGTTAAATCACTTCTAAGAGGTCTCAGCTCTTGGAAATCCTTCCACAGGCAAATACACAACTTAAAGGCCTGCACGTTTCTGATAAGAATACAACAGGCACCATTTGTCCAGTTTTTCTGTCCACTTGAGTTTGCTGTCTGGTTTGTGAATATCACTGCCAATACTCCTGttagaaataagagaaaatgaaaataagaagaaaaggaaaaacagatctCTTGCAACAATAGGACTGAAATGAAGATGAGAAAGATGACAAGAAGAAAAGTTCTGGTCCATCAAAGCATTCAATGCATGTGGCTACCTTTGCACAAGAAGTCCTTAGGGCACTGGCTAATTTTTCATGACAGACACTTCACCAAGTGCTTGGCTGAACTGTGTTTGTGAAAAGAGgtggagaaagcagagaaaaaatgtaaatccaATATATATGACCAGAATacagtgctgctttcttcttgcCAGACTAGAGGTTGGATTTATTTGTAGTGACTGGCACATAAcatacatttttcctttagctAGAAAAAAGCTAGGTTTTgggtggtggggggggcgggttttatttccttggggggaaaaatacaacaacaacaatgtGGGCTGGAATTACAGTTGGTGAACTCAAATCATTTCTGCAGCCTCCAAAATAGTTGGAGAGGTCAATGAAACCACAAACTCCACGGGGCTCATCCATTTCTGAATGCAGCTTTCTTGAGCCAGAGGCAAACTGCCCCATTGCTTACCAAAGTGATATTTATCTAATTTGTTACTAGCAAATGcttgcagggagaaaaaaacaacaaaaagccccaaacccagaccaagagcagcaagagctgctggAGTCCTGTGCTAGCATCAGCAAACCAGTGTCCGTTTGCCCCCATCATGGTGATATCAGCAAGAACGAAGCCTTTCTGGGTCAAATTCTGCTCTCGTTTTCACTGGCATAAACGATGTCTCTAAAGCTGAAGGAATTGTTGGCTGACCAAGCGACCTGGTGGACTTCAGGCAGAATTCAGGTCTCCTTGACCTGATCAGAGCAGAGGAACTTGTCCCAGACACACCGCTAAGACATACCAGCTGATTGTTTAACCATATTGAGAAATAGCAAAATAGGCTTCCCTATCATTTTTCACCTAGCTCAGATTTGATCAGAGatataaaataaagacagacacGAACACCCATTCTGGCTAAGTTTCTGAAATGTCATTCGCGTGATGTTTACCTCAGGAAAAAACGATCCTGCCGCTATCTTTGTACTTTATCTGTGGCGCTCTGTCTCTGTGCATACTTACACTCACCATCGCAGCTTCCAAGCATTCTCCTCTAATTAATCAAAAAATCTGTCCTTTTGTTTCCTAGGTCACTAAGGGAGAAcagtaaattaaataaagatATCGGCTGAGCATGGAGGCTGTATTTCTACCCAAGGAACCTAATAATAGCACTGCAATGCAGGCAAAGTCAAAATTGATATGGTTTTATATACACAGAGGCAAACAGTTGAGTGTGAAGAAAGTAAACAGCAGATAGCATTCAAACAGCGGTTTATCCAGCTCATTCTGTGTTTGTAAATATAGAAGTGTGTTGTGGTGGCTAAATTTATCCTAATGTAAGGAAACATGAACAAAGAGGCTGGTATTTGGTAACTTCTATAGGCAACATTAGGACATCCTGCGTGAATTATTTTGGGGCAGTTGATGATAATGTGGTACAGATTAGAGTTGCCATTTCTGGAAAAATTAGGTCAGAACTATGTAGATAAGATGGAAAGAATTTCAGTAGCATTGTAGTATTTTCCTGACTTGAAGCCTGACTCACATGtcaaagctttgttttattatATACCTTGTTTTGATATATAGTCAAAACAGCCTTTatccagagaaaataaaaataaaccagctgaGCAAGAAAGAATTACAGACAGCgttgaataaaaataagtacAGCAAACTTGATTTTGGAGAGTAATAGTTGTCTTTGCCTGTGAAACTTTTTGCAATTTCAGAAACGGCCATGCCAAATCCAGGAAGAAACAGAGGAGGGAGATACAATTTGGTAACAGCTCGGGAATGGAGCCTTTCCTTGCTCTTGATCAGAGCTGGAATTTCAGCCATACATCAGGTGTATTTTGGGACCATTAAGAGTATGGCCACGCTGGAAAATGATGGCCCTGTTCTCCATATGCTTCCCTTTGTCCTTCTCAAATTTCATCCTGGATTAGAAGAACCTCTCGCTTAAAAAGGAGATAGATTGTGGCCATGAAAGTTTACTTTTTAAGAGAAGAAGTGAGATTAGTTCTAGTTAGAAGAAGGAGAGCCCTGACTATGCAGCCTTGCCTCTGCAGTCAGCTCAATGTTTCCATTGGCTTCAGGTAGAATATTTGTTCACTCAGGTCGTTTATTATAAGTAAGAATGTAGTTTTACACTGCTCTGTGTTCAGTGCCATAAGTCCTAGCACATACCatgcctctcttttttttcaatggGGGTTCTGGCCTGAGTTATTCAATCTCTTTCTGCCATGGAGCTCGCTTTGAGAAGGAGTAAACCTGTGGGACAGACCCTGGTACTCATATGTGAGCCAGTCTTAAGATAAAATGCTTCACGTTCCCTTTTGCTTATTCAGTGAGACAAACAGACTGTTAAATCCTGTTTTTTGGTCCAGCTCATTAATGCAAACCAGGATAAGCTGCAGTTTACACTCCTAGGCCAGAAGGTAAATagcgctggggcagggacaggggcacATCCCCTTCTGCCCCCACCATGGGCAAACAGGCCCCTGGAGCAGACTGGGCAGCACGAAACAGCTTTGGCCAGCTCTTCCCAAAGACCGCAAGCCCCTGGCATCAGGGCATCTCACCCTCCTTGTGCTCTTTGCATTGCTGCTCGGGCTCAGTGCTGTGTGGGGCAATTAGTTTACCTCGCACAGCTCTGGGGACCATGCCTTCCCCAAAAGGCCAGTGGGTGCCCACCACTACACAAAGCTGCAGCATGAGCAAGCAGAGGTGTCGGTTTAGGAGGataggaaaggaggaggaaagccagCTTTTGAGTCCAGGCATGAGCAGAGTAAACCCTAGAAGGAACAGGTTTATTTTTAGGACAGTCTCCCAAGAATCCTTTAAGCAGATGGCCAGGAATTTGGGCTACTAAAGCCCACCCACAGCACCATTTAGCCTGGCCACCTACAAAATCCAGATAGCCAGCCTTAATaacagcacaggcacagctgcagtgctcctctgctcccagaACTGCTCCTCTCCTCCGGCTCTCTCCTGGGGGAGAAATCAGGAGCGACTGGGACAGGGATGCCAATGCATGGCCccttgcccagcagcagcaccccacACCACCTGCTCGCCTGCCGCATCAGCTGGGTGAGAGGCAGCATCTCAGCTACTTCTTTATTTTCCCGGCCAAAGGCAACCACTGGTGGGGGAAGAAACAGCAAACCAGGGAGCATTAGTGAGGTCTCTTCACACCTGATAGAGGTCACTGGTCCACGCATGTCCAGATGCACAGATCAAAGGGCGGCTCCAGGGGCCGCATCCTGCCCTGCAGAAGTGCAGGGGCTGCCAATTCCTTCCCGCTGCCTTGGCCAGGCTCTTCTGTTGGACCCTGGTTACGAGCACTGCTATTTCTCCACTGAATTACTGCCCCAAAATGTAGCAGAACAGCATGAAGGCAACATGATATAGGCTTTATTCAGCCTTATGGTGCCTGGGTGTGAAAAATCCTGCAAACAAATGACTATTGACAAGAAATCCACAacaatttcagaaatttttaatgGTGACCGCTGTCAGTGTTTGTAAGTGTCACACACCTTGTATTGTATTTGTTGgtaaaagtttgtttttaaaaaaaacccaaaacactgttTTATCCATGGCCCTAcctcctgtgcttttttttttttttccctataagATCAGAGATGATTAAAtccatttatttgctttaagcATCCTTCCAGCTATAACCACTTTAGGCCAAAATGTTTGGAGACATGCAAAGTCTGACTACTGCTCTAGCTCTTTCCTGGGCTTAGGCCAAGCTCCATTGAGGTCTCCATCTAACTTCTGTGGGCTGGGCTGAGACTTTTTGGGATAACATGGTAATAAGTAACATAACACAGCCTAGCCCAATATAGCCCACAAAGCATCCAGTGTGTGCATTTTCTCCTCAACTTCATGTATATCAAACCCCTTATTGGCAATATTTTAATGGTACAGTAAATACAACATTAGAATTTATACTATTGGATGAAAAAGATATCAGCCATGTGAGAGTGCTGTTCCAAGATAAATTCATTTGGCCAGTTCAAATTTCACCATGAAATTTTGATGAGGAAGCTAGAAGCTAGAACAAGTACTATCTGTTGTTCTGTTCCAATCACATCGAGCATAACCTTTCTGTGTTGTGATCGAGCTAATCTGACAGAAAGGCAATCATGTGCACACACTTCATCTAGGTCAGCTTTGTACATGGAGCAATCTACCTCCGTGATCATGGAGCCACAGCCTACAGAAAAACGGGGCATATGAAAAACAAGCCAATAAAgtaattcaaaatatttatttctgaagatatTTACCTTGATAGGCATAAAGCATTTCCCAatttcatacagaaatacataaaacatgCATAGACCAATATGGCCTACTTCAATGTGTATTCAACATGGTAAATATAACGAAGAACTTCTGTgaatataaatacaaaacacaacaaataaGCACATAAGATTCAACCTGTCAGCAAATTCAACAATGTGAACAAATTCATCGCTATAAACATTCAGCCAATATTAGCCTTTTGACATAATTCAAAACAACCCTTTGTCTCGACATATTTACACCAAACAAGGCACTGAATAAACCTCACAACAGCCTCTGGTACATCCCcacttcagtgcatttttgGTTGCATGCAAGACACAACAACCTCTATTATTAGAGCTTCAGTTAGCCAAATATCCTTGTGATGGGAAACCTAGTAGTGTCCTCtaacttttattttatgttgaaGAGTCCTTTGGTATCCAAAACCAAAGGACTTTGACTATGCAAACAACCACAGTGTCTAACCCACATTCAGATAACCCTGGTTGTACAAGTAAACTAGATTTCTGAAGAAAGGCTAAGGGTTGCAGCTGATTAGTAGAGGCAATAACAAGGTGTAAAAATACTCTAGCAGGAGTGCAAAAAACAGAATGCGAGGTAGACATGTATATATGCAGTAAGTCCTGATTAAAGTAGCACTGTGgctttcatttttgcattttaatcaAAAGGTAGTGTTTTTCGCTTTGAACTTTGTCCACTCAGATCttgctttctgtcctttctAAGCACAACTGTGAGGTCTTCCTTGCAAGATGCTTTTGATGTAGACCCTGAAAGCTGCTCAATTGATGGGTAACATTCCAGAAGCAATATTcaaatgtttcttcagaaagatgGCTTTTCATGTATCTTACTGCGGAATCCTCTTGACCCCCTCTACCCATCCATCTGAATTCCAAAATCATGAAGTCCTTTGCTTTTATACCTCCAAATATGGGACTTCCTTAATGTTTTGCTCTACTGCACAAACACTTGGATAGAGAGGCCCTTTGGCGTCATGGAATGTTAGAAGTCAAGAGAGAGTTCTGGTGACGCTTTGTCAGCAAGTGTGACGGAGAAAGATTCAGGTGATCTTCCCACTAGGATGCTTTCAGGCTTTCCCAGATGCTTTGCCTTTTGTTCGCCCTGTTATGTTTCAGCTTCCGCCCTTTCCAGAGCTCGGCCTTTAGCTTTGCGATACTGAAGGAAGCTTTGATACTGTTACCAATGGCTTCCAGCctgcaaaaataagaaatatacATTTATTGTTGCAATAATGTGGATGCATCTCCAGTGTGCAGACATTCAGTTTTTGATTAAATGAGCCTCAGTCTAGATTTCTGCCATGGGATCCACAGTAACTGCTGATTGCTATACCTCTGTCAGAATTACTCTAACTTAAGCCGCTTGAAATATTGGATTCagaatttaaatgcaaacattaaaataagttaaaatattCATTCAAATATAGATGCCCTAGACGTCCTTAAATAGCACGTATCCAATCAAGAGGTCTTCAGTGTTACTGTTTTtggctgctttgtttcttttaggtAAACCTGATCCTGGTTCCAATGAATGGGTGCATTTTTCAAGTAAGTAAGTAAGCAAGCCCCATTTTCAAAAATGATGGAGGACTTCCAGAGCCTAAGTCTCACTCAAAATCATCAGGCTGCCTGCTCCCATAAATCctgttctgcttttgaaagtAGCCCTAAAGAGTCTTCTTTTTTATGGGCAAACTTCCCTATGCCATACTTCTACACGGGCATATGGCTGAACGCTGAACGCCAGAGCCAATATCGCTGTACTAACACCCAGCTTCAAAGCTGGCTTCACCTCTGTGGGGTTCATAGCTGCACCAAGTCCAATGCATGTGCCTCTGAACTGCACTGTGGAGTGATatgctgcctgctgccactCAATTTATTATGTACAGACCTCAAAGGGCAGTCCTGAAATTTACTCCCaatctaaaatattaaattggGCTCAAATATTAATTTAGTCTTTGGTTTCCCTTTCCTCAAccttttttcagttatttccaTCGCTAACATCCTGTACTCACTTTACACAGGTTTATTGGGCAATGTAAGAGATAAGGCAGGTAGAAATCTGCCTCCTGCATTCTAAAAAGCCAGCCACACCAGCCAGAAGAAAGAATATGTTCAAAAACTGGACAGATCAATattattctctttttccctccagtAAAATTGGGCAAAGTATCTAAGAAAAGGCATTCTGATTCAATTTCATATTAGAATAGATGGGACATAATACTTTTAAGTAGTTAAGATAGTGCATGAACACGCTAAAATGACAGGCTCTGCTTACTTCCATCAGTATTTCATGATTTCATACTCTTCTGAAGTTTGGTTTACCTTTAGGCCTACAACTAAGCCTGCTTCCTCTAAGCAAATGGAGGATGCTAGGCAGAGCTCAGCACCCATGTCTTCACAAGCTAAAAGCCCACTGCATGAAGAAAAGCCCTCAAGATACCCTCGCCGATTCCTCCGTAACTCTCAAGCTGAAATCACCAGCTAAGCCCACGCTGACCCAAAGGCAGGTGAACTGTGCTCTCTATTGCtaatccagggaactacagcAGGACGCGAAGAAGAAACTCACCGCttcattttcttgctgtcaACAAGCTGTCGGTCCACGCATTTGGGTCCAATGCAATTGCCAGCTTTGTTGCGGTGACGCAAGGTTTTCTCCACTGTGGACTGAGCCCTGTTAAAAGTGAAAAGGTGCTGCTGTTAAAACAAGTCTGCAGTCCACAAGGCGAGGCATCTCATCAACCACTTCTCAAGGCATGTAATAAGCGATCTTTCTGGGCCAAACCATAGCATGTATCATAGTAGTGTGAGCACTCAGGTAGGAGGCAAGGCTTTGGGGAGATTATTCGCTCAGCAAGTGCCAAAATGAGTAAGTCTACCACAATCCATCCCTTTTACATGCACCGCCTTTCAAAGAGCAGCAACAACAGACGCACCAGAGATCTTTTCCTGTCTGGCAGAAGTTCAGACACTTCTTGTCCTCCTGGTTGGCACATCGGCATCTGCTGCTAGATTCAGCGAGCATCTCCGGCACCATGTCCTTCAGCGATCTTCTGGATCGAGAAGGGCCTCCGAGACCATACGGGACAGTCTTCCTATGATCAAAGAGACAACATGAAAGTCATTCAAATAATTCCGTGGCTTCAAAACAGCAGGGTATTTTGGACAATCTTATCAATGGGATTGATTGCATGAGTAAAGGTTGTGGGATTGGGAATGCCTCATTGGTCATAGTTTCCATGCAAATGCTCCTGGTGATCCTGCAACTTATTCATTAGAATGACTACTGACAAGGCTAATGACCTTTTAATTGTGATTTCATAAGGCTGCTGTGCCTCCCTGTGTGATAGAAAGCAATAAAACCTCATCTCTTTGAACTTTGGTAACTGCTAAcactgaaagaagcaaaaaaagtgaGGAACAGATCCTCTCTGCTCCAAGGAAAcccagcagcagaacaaatCAGCAGAGTCAGTCTTTGCAGCATCCGGTGAGGCTCTTGCTCATCTACGTTTTGGTGAGGAGAGCATAGACATGGACACTGTACGTAACCCTGTTAACACGTGGGATGCATTAAtttgcagcagggagcagcaagaggcagCAAGGAGCCACCCCGTGTCAAAGGAAGCCTTCTCGCCTCCTAACTTGTCAGAAAGACAAACAGTCGGACAAATTCAGGCTGGCAAAATCAGACTTTTGGCATTCTGTCCACTTCTGATTCATAGTGAAAAGCATCCTGTAGCCTTTGCTGAGCAGCACCCAGAGGAAATACTCCTGCCCGGATTTTAGGAACGCAGGTGTGTGAGGGCCATTAGGAGCTATCTGCTCAATCTAGGTGGTCAGGtcctgcttgctttctcccGGTGAAGAGTCTCGCTGCTAAACTCgagagcggggcgggggagcaATAGGAGAGACCGCGCAAACAACTattccttccccccttcccgTTTCTGCAGGGGGGAGTTGTGGTGCTTAATttcacccccccacacaccccctttTCCCAACCAAAGCAGAACGGCAGCGGCCCGCTCACTCACTCGGGGGTGTTGATCCAGATGATGTCGAGGTGGCAGAAGTAGACGCACTCCTCGTCCAGCAgcgaggagcaggagcagcgcCGGGCGCGGCGGTgcgcggtggcggcggcggcggcgggggcggcggggagcggcgcggcgcccgccccggctccgggggctgcgggagggagcGGCAGAGCTCAGCACCCGCGGCAACCACGCAGCCCGCGCATCTCCGCCTCCCGCCGGcatccctcagcctcctccgGCCGCCCTCCCCTCGGCGTGCCCGGCGGCGCTCCCCCGCCAGCCGGCACGGAGCCCCCCCGGCCGCGACCCGGCGCGGAGCCCCCCGGCCGCCacccggcagcccccccccccccgcagggccggggccggcgagCGGCTGGGCACCGGCACCTACCTgccggcagcagccccgggcagAGCACGAAGAGCAGCGAGACGATCATCTGGGAGTAATCCATAGCGGGCAGccgagagccgacggaagacgggg
This sequence is a window from Pelecanus crispus isolate bPelCri1 chromosome 2, bPelCri1.pri, whole genome shotgun sequence. Protein-coding genes within it:
- the EDN1 gene encoding endothelin-1; translated protein: MDYSQMIVSLLFVLCPGLLPAAPGAGAGAAPLPAAPAAAAATAHRRARRCSCSSLLDEECVYFCHLDIIWINTPEKTVPYGLGGPSRSRRSLKDMVPEMLAESSSRCRCANQEDKKCLNFCQTGKDLWAQSTVEKTLRHRNKAGNCIGPKCVDRQLVDSKKMKRLEAIGNSIKASFSIAKLKAELWKGRKLKHNRANKRQSIWESLKAS